In a genomic window of Branchiostoma lanceolatum isolate klBraLanc5 chromosome 12, klBraLanc5.hap2, whole genome shotgun sequence:
- the LOC136445698 gene encoding betaine--homocysteine S-methyltransferase 1-like — protein MRAGADVLQAFTFYSTDDKLYLAGNLEGESVTCHDLNEAACKIVQEVAAEGDDVLICGGCSPTPSYMEGKGKEAIVQQEFQKQVEVFANKEEVDFLLCEFMGHVEECEWAIETMKDAGKPVACTMRIGPMGDVNGVPPGECAVRMAKAGADVVGLNCLYDVNTSLKTIEIMKTALDEAGLSPYLMIQPLGYHCPEVEDMLEGYILLPETPFGLEPRLLTRFDVRKFARAAYELGVRYLGGCCGFEPYHIRALAEELAPERGRLPKASAKHEPWGGALKGSMFDFVRKR, from the exons ATGCGGGCAGGAGCGGACGTGCTGCAGGCCTTTACCTTCTACTCCACCGACGATAAACTTTACCTGGCCGGTAACTTGGAGGGCGAGTCCGTTACT TGCCATGACCTAAACGAGGCAGCCTGTAAGATCGTACAGGAAGTGGCGGCGGAAGGAGATGACGTCCTGATCTGTGGAGGTTGTTCGCCCACCCCGTCATACATGGAGGGAAAGGGCAAAGAA gctatagtGCAACAGGAGTTTCAGAAGCAAGTGGAAGTGTTTGCGAACAAGGAAGAGGTCGACTTTCTTCTGTGCGAG TTCATGGGTCACGTGGAGGAATGTGAGTGGGCCATAGAGACCATGAAGGATGCCGGGAAGCCTGTCGCCTGTACGATGCGGATCGGACCAATGGGTGACGTCAACGGAGTTCCGCCGGGAGAGTGCGCCGTCAGGATGGCGAAAGCCG GAGCCGACGTTGTTGGACTCAACTGTCTTTACGACGTCAACACTAGTCTGAAGACCATAGAGATCATGAAGACAGCGCTGGACGAGGCGGGCTTGTCTCCGTACCTGATGATACAGCCGCTAGGGTACCACTGTCCGGAGGTGGAGGATATGCTAGAGGGGTATATCCTTCTGCCCGAGACGCCATTCG GCTTGGAGCCCCGTCTTCTGACCCGTTTTGACGTCCGGAAGTTTGCTCGAGCGGCTTACGAGCTGGGTGTGAGGTACCTGGGTGGGTGCTGCGGGTTCGAGCCGTATCACATACGCGCCCTTGCGGAGGAG CTGGCACCTGAAAGGGGGCGCTTGCCCAAGGCGAGCGCCAAACACGAGCCGTGGGGCGGTGCACTCAAAGGGAGCATGTTCGACTTCGTTAGGAAAAGGTAA